A single region of the Mechercharimyces sp. CAU 1602 genome encodes:
- a CDS encoding CPBP family intramembrane glutamic endopeptidase — translation MNLDREQLWEMRPQLLLSVWFTQGIILLTAIIFLIIQGRLEWKLIFDKDDLNWIIIGIGVGLLIVIVDVVMDRFLPARWLDDGGINEALFWGRSIPLIALIAFVVSIAEELLFRGVLQHWLGVVGASCLFVLIHVRYLRRWVLMLTIFCISLTFGWMVEWKGTLAPAIAAHFVVDFVLGVLLSKGILPVKKK, via the coding sequence ATGAACTTGGATAGAGAACAATTATGGGAGATGCGTCCACAATTATTGCTGAGTGTCTGGTTTACGCAGGGGATAATCTTACTTACTGCTATTATTTTCTTAATCATTCAAGGGCGACTCGAGTGGAAGCTTATCTTTGACAAAGATGATCTTAACTGGATTATCATCGGGATCGGCGTTGGCTTACTGATTGTGATAGTAGATGTGGTGATGGATCGTTTTTTACCAGCTCGCTGGTTGGATGATGGGGGAATAAATGAAGCTTTGTTTTGGGGACGATCTATTCCCTTGATTGCCCTGATCGCCTTCGTAGTATCGATAGCTGAGGAACTTCTTTTTCGTGGTGTGTTACAACACTGGCTAGGTGTTGTGGGTGCGAGTTGTCTGTTTGTGTTGATACACGTTCGATATTTAAGAAGGTGGGTGCTGATGCTCACCATATTTTGTATCAGTTTGACGTTTGGTTGGATGGTGGAGTGGAAAGGAACACTTGCTCCTGCAATCGCGGCCCACTTTGTCGTTGATTTTGTATTGGGAGTGTTATTGAGTAAGGGCATCCTACCAGTGAAAAAGAAGTGA
- a CDS encoding genetic competence negative regulator, whose protein sequence is MRVERLDRDKIRFFLSLDDLAERGIKKEDMWHDMPKVHELFNDMMEQAYHELGFEVSGPVAVEVYAMPAQGMIVVVSRGTSPKLGEDPYDYDAMYELEVTMEESDEISFRFGDFEDLIQAAKRAETLGITGGKVFSYKDKYYLLMDVKEDTQYLQGFVALLSEFGEATTVSEAVLAEYGTLIWKENALKEINHYFS, encoded by the coding sequence ATGCGTGTGGAACGTCTGGATCGGGACAAGATTCGATTTTTTTTATCCCTGGATGATCTAGCCGAAAGAGGAATCAAAAAAGAGGATATGTGGCATGATATGCCGAAAGTACATGAACTTTTTAATGATATGATGGAGCAAGCATACCATGAGTTGGGATTTGAGGTTTCAGGTCCAGTAGCCGTTGAAGTATATGCGATGCCGGCGCAGGGAATGATCGTCGTCGTCTCACGCGGAACCTCCCCCAAATTAGGGGAAGATCCATATGATTATGATGCGATGTATGAATTAGAAGTGACGATGGAAGAGAGTGATGAAATCTCCTTCCGATTTGGGGACTTTGAAGATCTCATACAGGCGGCAAAACGAGCTGAAACGTTAGGGATTACTGGTGGGAAAGTGTTTTCTTACAAAGACAAGTATTATCTCTTAATGGATGTGAAGGAAGATACGCAATATTTACAGGGATTTGTTGCTTTGCTCTCTGAATTTGGCGAAGCGACAACGGTAAGTGAAGCGGTATTGGCAGAGTATGGAACGCTCATTTGGAAAGAGAATGCCTTAAAAGAAATTAATCACTACTTTTCATAA
- a CDS encoding PIG-L deacetylase family protein — protein MNKTILFAFAHPDDETFACAGTIARYHKDARCIVYCATRGEAGKTGEPPLCTTQELAGVRANELQQACDVLGVSSLSLRQFPDGSLDRYETPLYKDLLHTLQEVQPQIVITFPPHGISGHPDHQTIQRNTLKAVQQLPNNTRPRLLYITIPTSIQRERALPIYSTPDDQINITIDVRPYRTTIIEALRQHRTQHLSVERVFPTALSGNVHSIRATEYYQEVEVGSLQPPLPRHHFFTYEK, from the coding sequence ATGAATAAAACTATACTATTTGCGTTCGCTCATCCAGATGACGAAACATTCGCCTGTGCCGGGACCATCGCCCGTTATCACAAAGACGCCCGATGTATCGTATATTGTGCCACACGTGGTGAAGCGGGTAAAACTGGAGAACCGCCGCTGTGTACGACGCAGGAATTGGCAGGAGTGCGTGCTAACGAGCTACAACAGGCATGCGATGTGCTCGGAGTTTCCTCCTTATCCTTACGTCAATTCCCCGATGGATCATTAGACCGATACGAGACACCACTTTATAAGGATCTTCTCCACACGCTGCAGGAGGTACAACCTCAAATCGTAATCACTTTTCCTCCACATGGTATCTCAGGGCACCCCGATCATCAAACGATCCAACGTAACACCTTAAAAGCAGTTCAACAGCTCCCTAACAACACCCGTCCACGCCTGTTATATATTACGATCCCTACTTCAATACAGAGAGAACGCGCACTTCCTATCTATTCAACTCCAGACGATCAAATCAATATCACCATCGACGTAAGGCCTTATCGCACCACCATCATCGAAGCGCTGCGGCAGCATCGCACACAACATTTATCTGTTGAGCGAGTATTTCCAACAGCGCTCTCCGGTAACGTTCACTCCATCAGAGCTACGGAATATTATCAAGAAGTCGAGGTAGGGTCATTACAGCCTCCACTACCCCGACATCATTTTTTCACTTATGAAAAGTAG
- a CDS encoding Glu/Leu/Phe/Val dehydrogenase, translating into MGQNSEVTTKRDPVEPQENLDVLASTQTVIKKALEKLGYPEHVFELLKEPLRFMHVRIPIRMDDGQVKVFTGYRSQHNDAVGPTKGGIRFHPDVTEPEVKALSIWMSLKSGIVDLPYGGGKGGIVCDPRQMSFRELERLSRGYVRAISQIVGPTKDIPAPDVFTNSQIMAWMMDEYSRIKEFDSPGFITGKPLVLGGSRGRETATAKGVTIMIREAAKKRGLDMKNARIAIQGFGNAGSYLAKFLHDAGAKVIGISDAYGALTDDNGLDIDYLLDRRDSFGSVTRLFKETITNQELLELDCDILVPAAVENQITAANAHRIKAGIVVEAANGPTTLEATKILSERDVLLVPDVLASAGGVTVSYFEWVQNNQGYYWTEDEVEKKLNDVMVSAFENVYNTAKVRQLDMRLAAYMVGVRKMAEASRFRGWV; encoded by the coding sequence ATGGGGCAAAACTCCGAAGTAACAACGAAGCGTGATCCGGTAGAACCGCAAGAAAATTTAGATGTGTTAGCTTCGACACAAACCGTGATTAAAAAGGCGTTGGAGAAACTGGGTTATCCGGAGCATGTGTTTGAACTTTTAAAAGAGCCGTTGCGCTTTATGCATGTTCGTATTCCGATCAGAATGGATGACGGGCAAGTAAAAGTGTTTACTGGTTATCGTTCACAGCATAATGATGCGGTTGGGCCAACCAAAGGTGGTATACGATTTCACCCTGATGTGACGGAACCGGAAGTGAAAGCGCTTTCTATTTGGATGAGTTTAAAATCAGGGATTGTTGATTTACCCTATGGTGGGGGGAAGGGTGGGATCGTATGCGATCCACGACAGATGTCGTTCCGAGAATTGGAACGGTTGTCCCGTGGATATGTACGAGCCATCAGCCAAATTGTTGGACCGACAAAAGATATACCAGCTCCTGATGTATTTACTAACTCACAAATTATGGCATGGATGATGGATGAATATAGTCGCATCAAAGAATTTGATTCCCCTGGTTTTATCACGGGAAAGCCTCTTGTACTGGGCGGTTCGCGTGGACGAGAAACAGCGACGGCTAAAGGTGTAACGATCATGATTCGAGAAGCGGCCAAAAAACGCGGATTGGATATGAAAAATGCTCGGATCGCGATTCAAGGATTTGGTAATGCGGGTAGCTATCTCGCTAAATTCTTACATGATGCGGGTGCAAAGGTGATCGGTATTTCCGATGCTTATGGAGCTCTGACGGATGATAATGGGCTAGACATTGATTACTTATTAGATCGCCGTGATTCTTTCGGTTCGGTGACCCGCTTGTTTAAAGAGACGATTACAAATCAAGAATTGTTGGAGCTCGATTGTGATATTCTGGTTCCTGCAGCAGTGGAAAATCAGATTACAGCAGCCAATGCGCACCGTATTAAAGCAGGAATTGTAGTGGAAGCAGCTAATGGTCCGACCACATTAGAGGCGACGAAAATCTTGTCAGAACGTGATGTGCTCCTCGTTCCAGATGTATTGGCCAGTGCAGGTGGAGTAACCGTTTCTTATTTTGAATGGGTACAAAATAATCAAGGCTATTACTGGACTGAGGATGAAGTTGAGAAAAAGTTAAATGACGTCATGGTATCCGCTTTTGAGAATGTATATAATACGGCAAAAGTACGGCAGTTGGATATGCGTTTGGCAGCCTATATGGTAGGTGTGCGTAAGATGGCGGAGGCATCGCGTTTCCGTGGTTGGGTCTAA
- a CDS encoding YpdA family putative bacillithiol disulfide reductase produces the protein MYDVIVIGAGPCGLSVAIECKKRGLTPLVIEKGCLANSIYHFPLYMEFFSTPEMIEIGGMPFTTWGRKPGRTEALKYYLSVARRYQLDIHTFEKVIQIKRGSGQFVVSTQWRDEHRSYVAAHVVVATGYYDSPKQMKIPGESLSKVYHYFREAHPFTGLEVTVIGGRNSAIDAALELQQVGANVTMVYRRSAFTSSVKAWIRPIIESAISKGQIKMLWDTEVERISMDEVEVCQAGERISLKNDVVFAMTGYKPQLQLLQGVGAAIDAETGAPVLNEETMESTIPGLYVAGVIVGGDDTSRIFIENGRFHGEKIAAHISTKQD, from the coding sequence ATGTATGACGTCATCGTGATTGGTGCAGGACCATGTGGATTGTCTGTAGCAATAGAATGCAAAAAACGCGGTTTAACTCCACTTGTTATTGAGAAAGGGTGCCTTGCGAATTCAATTTATCATTTCCCCTTATATATGGAGTTTTTTAGTACACCCGAGATGATTGAAATCGGGGGAATGCCCTTTACAACATGGGGGAGGAAACCAGGGAGAACGGAAGCTTTAAAGTATTATTTATCGGTTGCGCGTCGCTATCAATTAGATATCCACACCTTTGAAAAGGTGATACAGATTAAAAGAGGCAGTGGGCAGTTTGTGGTATCGACCCAATGGCGGGATGAACATAGATCATATGTGGCTGCGCATGTTGTGGTAGCAACCGGCTACTATGACTCACCCAAGCAGATGAAGATCCCGGGAGAATCTCTTTCTAAGGTTTATCATTATTTCCGTGAAGCGCATCCGTTTACTGGTCTAGAGGTAACGGTGATCGGGGGTAGAAATTCAGCGATTGATGCTGCTTTGGAATTACAGCAGGTAGGTGCCAATGTAACTATGGTGTATCGGCGGTCTGCATTTACAAGCAGTGTAAAAGCATGGATTCGCCCCATTATTGAAAGTGCGATCTCCAAAGGACAGATTAAGATGTTGTGGGATACAGAGGTGGAACGGATCTCGATGGATGAGGTAGAGGTGTGTCAAGCGGGGGAACGGATCTCATTAAAAAATGATGTTGTATTCGCGATGACAGGTTATAAACCACAGTTGCAATTATTACAAGGGGTGGGGGCAGCTATAGATGCTGAAACAGGAGCGCCTGTTCTAAATGAGGAGACGATGGAGTCAACGATCCCGGGATTGTATGTAGCTGGGGTGATCGTTGGAGGGGATGATACGAGTCGTATTTTTATTGAAAATGGGCGTTTTCATGGAGAAAAAATAGCCGCTCATATTAGTACAAAACAAGACTGA
- a CDS encoding asparaginase — MKNILILNTGGTIAMADDPETNAITPLSPPSLSSILRYVSDFADVKMEQLFNLPSPHMTFFEMEQLANTISTYLDEGGYDGIVVTHGTDTLEETAYYLDLVLTNTQPVVLTGAMRSQNELGADGPSNIVSAVRVATSDASVGQGTLVVFNDEIHAARFVTKTHTSNISTFRSPATGPIGHLTKKEVVFQQTVAPTQHLPSIQPGVEVALIKAAAGTNGDFIKVARECGYQGLVIEALGQGNLPPHMLPALEEALQAGMVIVVVSRCYNGFVEDSYGYEGGGHHLKQLGCLLVSGLNGQKARVKLTLALSAKDKDVRQYFQQ; from the coding sequence ATGAAAAATATATTAATCCTCAATACAGGTGGGACGATCGCCATGGCGGATGACCCGGAAACAAATGCGATCACCCCCTTATCTCCTCCATCATTATCTTCTATCTTGCGCTATGTATCTGATTTTGCAGACGTAAAAATGGAGCAACTCTTTAATCTACCCAGCCCGCATATGACTTTCTTTGAAATGGAGCAATTAGCAAATACCATTTCCACTTACTTAGACGAAGGTGGATATGACGGCATTGTCGTCACCCACGGAACCGACACATTGGAGGAGACAGCATACTATCTCGATTTAGTTCTTACCAATACCCAGCCCGTCGTTCTTACTGGCGCCATGCGCAGTCAAAACGAATTAGGAGCCGATGGACCTTCCAATATTGTGAGTGCCGTTCGGGTTGCCACCAGTGATGCATCCGTAGGACAAGGAACCTTAGTCGTTTTTAACGACGAAATTCATGCTGCCCGCTTTGTGACAAAAACGCATACCAGTAATATTTCTACCTTTCGCTCACCGGCCACGGGACCCATCGGCCATCTTACAAAAAAAGAGGTTGTCTTCCAACAAACCGTCGCCCCCACCCAGCACCTTCCCAGCATACAGCCTGGCGTTGAGGTTGCCTTAATAAAAGCCGCCGCTGGAACCAATGGAGACTTTATTAAGGTTGCACGCGAGTGCGGTTATCAGGGGTTGGTTATTGAAGCCCTAGGACAAGGAAACCTTCCTCCCCACATGCTTCCCGCTTTAGAGGAAGCACTCCAAGCTGGTATGGTAATCGTTGTCGTGTCCCGCTGTTATAATGGGTTTGTAGAGGACTCTTATGGTTATGAAGGTGGTGGGCATCATTTAAAACAACTCGGATGCCTTTTAGTCAGCGGTCTAAATGGGCAAAAAGCACGGGTAAAGCTAACCCTCGCCCTAAGTGCCAAAGATAAGGATGTACGCCAGTACTTTCAGCAGTAA
- the ypeB gene encoding germination protein YpeB, producing MYKRIAAYLFPIATILFIGTAVWGYQVYQERSEMLVRAENQYQRSFHELNYHMVKLQEELGKSLALNTRKQLSSCMTNIWRLSYAAQSDVSQLPLRKGVLDQTEEWVSKMGDFAYRVGVRDLTKEPLNEQEWKTLNTLYDGSSKVQKDLQKVQSDVLSKRWRWIDAEKTLQQEKKGANNPLVDGIQNVNSVVSEYTEVDWGPTANNIEQRKREKYTNLQGKEISADEAKKKTAAVLGLDSTKGMKVALNKNGEYEFYSVQAKVPSGVADVDVTKRGGHVVWMMKDREVKESKLTLAQTRAKAEAFLKQIPYTNMVAVAYDQAGKMDAFTFIHRDGDVMMYPETVVVKVAEDNGEVMGMQAEEFVFNHEHRSNAKPKLTLEKARSYVSPKLQVKKDNLAVIYGDTGDPVLCYEFLGNIKGNQYRIFINASTGDEEFVEKVQSAASSL from the coding sequence ATGTATAAGCGGATTGCAGCCTACCTCTTTCCTATCGCAACCATTCTCTTTATTGGGACAGCAGTGTGGGGTTATCAGGTGTATCAAGAACGAAGTGAGATGCTAGTGCGTGCAGAAAATCAATATCAGCGTTCCTTTCATGAGCTTAATTATCATATGGTCAAATTGCAGGAGGAGCTCGGGAAGTCACTAGCACTTAATACGCGTAAGCAATTATCGTCTTGTATGACAAATATATGGCGCTTATCTTATGCTGCACAAAGTGATGTAAGTCAGCTTCCATTACGTAAAGGAGTATTGGATCAGACGGAAGAATGGGTATCCAAGATGGGCGATTTCGCGTACCGAGTGGGTGTGAGGGACTTAACCAAAGAGCCGCTCAATGAGCAGGAGTGGAAGACACTTAATACCTTGTACGATGGTTCCAGTAAAGTGCAAAAGGATTTACAAAAGGTACAAAGTGATGTGCTAAGTAAGAGGTGGCGCTGGATAGATGCAGAAAAGACGTTGCAACAAGAGAAGAAAGGGGCAAACAATCCCCTTGTGGACGGCATTCAAAATGTGAACAGCGTTGTGAGTGAATACACCGAGGTGGATTGGGGCCCAACAGCCAACAATATTGAACAGCGTAAACGTGAAAAGTATACCAACTTACAAGGAAAAGAAATAAGTGCGGACGAAGCGAAGAAAAAAACAGCGGCAGTCTTGGGGCTTGATTCCACAAAAGGGATGAAGGTGGCTTTAAATAAGAATGGGGAGTATGAGTTTTACAGTGTGCAAGCGAAGGTGCCATCAGGAGTAGCGGATGTGGATGTCACCAAGCGGGGTGGACACGTGGTGTGGATGATGAAAGATCGGGAAGTGAAAGAGAGCAAGTTAACTCTTGCACAGACACGCGCGAAAGCCGAAGCATTCTTAAAGCAGATTCCCTATACGAATATGGTAGCAGTTGCGTATGATCAGGCAGGAAAGATGGATGCATTCACTTTTATTCACCGTGATGGTGATGTTATGATGTATCCGGAAACGGTCGTTGTTAAAGTGGCAGAAGATAATGGAGAGGTTATGGGTATGCAGGCGGAGGAGTTTGTATTTAACCATGAGCATCGCTCGAATGCTAAGCCGAAGCTTACCTTGGAGAAGGCGCGATCGTATGTGAGTCCGAAATTGCAGGTGAAAAAAGATAACCTAGCTGTGATCTATGGGGATACAGGTGATCCTGTTCTATGCTATGAATTCTTAGGGAACATTAAAGGTAACCAGTACCGTATATTTATTAATGCCTCTACTGGGGATGAAGAATTTGTGGAAAAGGTACAAAGCGCAGCTTCTTCCTTATAA
- the cmk gene encoding (d)CMP kinase, whose translation MKRLIVAIDGPAGAGKSTVARLVAQELGLTYIDTGAMYRAVAWKSLQLEQLTEDRVARMMQETRITLESTESGSLVYVDEVDVTSQIRTSEVTAHASFVAKIPQVRQALIEMQRQMANSGVVMDGRDIGTHVFPNAEVKVFLTASIEERARRRYDEMKEKGLPVDYEKLKEEIGARDHADQNRTHAPLRPAADAHHVDTTGLSISNVVEEILQLCRTKLGAGE comes from the coding sequence ATGAAACGATTAATCGTTGCAATTGATGGACCTGCAGGAGCAGGAAAAAGTACTGTTGCTCGTCTTGTAGCACAGGAACTGGGATTAACCTATATCGATACAGGGGCGATGTATCGGGCAGTCGCATGGAAGTCGTTGCAGCTGGAGCAATTAACAGAGGATCGCGTAGCTCGTATGATGCAAGAGACGAGAATCACGCTGGAATCGACTGAATCGGGTTCATTGGTATACGTCGATGAGGTTGATGTTACCAGTCAGATCCGCACGTCTGAGGTTACTGCTCATGCCTCTTTTGTTGCTAAGATCCCGCAAGTGCGTCAGGCTTTGATTGAGATGCAACGCCAGATGGCTAACAGTGGAGTTGTGATGGATGGTCGAGACATTGGTACACACGTCTTTCCTAATGCGGAAGTGAAAGTGTTTTTGACAGCCTCGATCGAGGAACGTGCGCGTCGACGGTATGATGAGATGAAAGAAAAAGGTCTCCCTGTTGACTATGAGAAGTTGAAAGAGGAGATTGGTGCTCGCGATCATGCCGATCAAAACCGGACTCACGCTCCCTTACGACCTGCCGCTGACGCTCACCATGTGGACACGACAGGTCTTAGTATTTCAAATGTGGTAGAAGAGATCCTACAGCTGTGTCGAACGAAACTGGGTGCAGGAGAGTAG
- a CDS encoding 1-acyl-sn-glycerol-3-phosphate acyltransferase — MLYQVLGYFMRPLFAVLFRWEVEGFENIPEKDPVVFCSNHFSNWDPPVIGAAGRRTLAIMAKKELLDIPVVGQILQALGAFPVQRGLGDNQAIQLAVAELHKGKSLLIFPEGTRSKTGELGRARPGVIIIAESAGLPIVPIAIVGPYHPFKKIRVIFGAPIDVKHDPAYVQLDARAKAQKVMDQIATTIEQKKIM; from the coding sequence ATGTTATATCAGGTGTTAGGTTATTTTATGCGCCCATTATTTGCTGTACTCTTTCGCTGGGAAGTAGAAGGCTTTGAGAATATCCCTGAGAAGGATCCAGTTGTGTTTTGTTCTAATCATTTCTCTAATTGGGACCCTCCTGTGATCGGTGCTGCTGGCCGGCGCACGTTGGCGATTATGGCAAAAAAAGAGCTACTAGATATCCCTGTAGTAGGACAGATTTTACAGGCATTGGGTGCTTTTCCAGTGCAGAGAGGTCTTGGGGATAACCAAGCGATTCAGTTAGCAGTAGCTGAATTGCATAAAGGCAAATCACTTCTTATCTTCCCTGAAGGGACTCGTTCGAAGACAGGAGAATTAGGAAGAGCACGCCCAGGAGTGATCATTATCGCAGAATCGGCAGGGCTTCCTATTGTACCGATTGCGATTGTAGGTCCTTATCATCCGTTTAAAAAAATTCGCGTTATCTTTGGAGCGCCGATCGATGTAAAGCATGATCCCGCTTATGTGCAACTAGATGCACGTGCTAAAGCACAGAAGGTGATGGATCAGATTGCGACTACGATTGAGCAGAAGAAGATAATGTGA
- the rpsA gene encoding 30S ribosomal protein S1, whose protein sequence is MVEEEMKSEMTEVASLTRGDVIKGKVSKVEDRQALVDVGYKFDGVIPISELSSLHIDKVEDLLSVGDEVEVKVLRINDEEDKLILSKRAIDAEQAWENLKKAQETGEVIEADVADVVKGGLVVDLGVRGFIPASLVERHYVEDFSDYKGRTLRLKVIEMDPEKNKLILSQKAVLDDEVETKKQDTLNQLEEGQVLDGVVQRLTDFGAFIDVGGVDGLVHVSELAWERVEHPSDVLTEGDEIKVKVLSVDRDHERISLSLKETLPGPWDVVSSSIATGDIVSGQVRRLVSFGAFVEVHPGVEGLVHISQISHRHIATPEEVLEEGQEVKVKILDMQPEQKRISLSIKEVEHEEERKEIESFEQSSDDNSNSGITLGDMFGDQLRRLK, encoded by the coding sequence ATGGTGGAAGAAGAAATGAAGTCAGAAATGACAGAAGTGGCATCGCTTACACGCGGAGATGTTATCAAAGGTAAAGTAAGCAAGGTGGAAGATCGGCAGGCATTGGTGGATGTCGGCTATAAGTTTGACGGTGTCATTCCAATCTCTGAACTATCAAGTCTTCATATTGATAAGGTAGAAGACTTGCTCTCCGTAGGTGACGAAGTAGAAGTAAAAGTTCTTCGTATCAATGATGAGGAGGATAAGTTAATCTTATCTAAACGTGCTATTGATGCAGAGCAGGCGTGGGAAAATCTGAAAAAAGCACAAGAGACAGGTGAAGTGATTGAAGCCGATGTGGCCGATGTGGTTAAGGGCGGATTGGTTGTAGATCTTGGAGTGCGTGGATTTATACCAGCTTCACTGGTAGAGCGCCACTATGTTGAAGATTTTTCAGATTACAAAGGTCGTACCCTCCGCTTGAAAGTAATCGAAATGGATCCGGAAAAAAATAAATTGATCCTCTCGCAAAAAGCAGTATTGGACGATGAGGTAGAGACGAAAAAGCAAGATACATTAAATCAATTGGAAGAAGGACAAGTGCTAGATGGCGTTGTTCAACGCTTGACGGATTTCGGCGCATTTATTGATGTAGGTGGCGTGGATGGTCTTGTACATGTGTCTGAATTGGCATGGGAGCGAGTAGAACACCCATCCGACGTTCTCACTGAGGGAGACGAAATCAAGGTGAAAGTGCTTAGTGTAGACCGTGATCATGAGCGCATCAGCTTGAGCTTGAAAGAAACCTTGCCGGGGCCGTGGGATGTTGTTTCTAGCTCGATTGCAACTGGTGACATCGTGAGCGGACAAGTGCGCCGCCTCGTTTCGTTCGGTGCATTCGTAGAAGTGCATCCAGGGGTAGAAGGCTTGGTTCATATTTCTCAAATCTCGCACCGTCATATTGCTACACCGGAAGAGGTGCTGGAAGAGGGACAAGAAGTTAAGGTGAAGATTCTCGATATGCAGCCAGAGCAAAAGCGTATTAGCTTGAGCATTAAAGAGGTTGAACACGAAGAAGAACGCAAAGAAATTGAATCGTTCGAGCAGTCTAGCGATGATAACTCTAACTCCGGGATTACTTTAGGAGATATGTTTGGTGATCAACTGCGTCGCTTAAAATAA
- a CDS encoding YIEGIA family protein: MDLVLGLSAYTQAVVLGIITGMVVRIRMLRIDYRQYPTYPHGQLIHLSLALIAAALGAIAVPALLERNYTAVTFLTLAAQQFRDVRNMERETLSNLDKMELVPRGASYIEGIAMVFEGRNYLVILTSLITAFAATLASLWVGILVAVFMFAIAGWLRTGKKVEDIAEVVEGKLRVEGASLYVDDIYLMNIGLEDNQQKILHNGIGLIAKPADSSARITLSNLGQRQAILHDSSSILGVYRDTGEPALTPISKRDLDDGRLGILFLPQERNVPKAVQVIRNVPVLESAVHLPNQFP, translated from the coding sequence CTGGACTTGGTTTTGGGTTTAAGCGCCTATACACAAGCGGTAGTATTAGGAATCATTACGGGAATGGTTGTACGTATTCGTATGTTGCGTATCGATTATCGGCAATATCCAACCTATCCTCATGGGCAGTTGATCCATCTTTCATTGGCGTTGATTGCAGCAGCTTTAGGAGCGATTGCCGTTCCTGCGCTGTTGGAACGCAATTATACCGCCGTCACTTTTTTAACCTTGGCGGCACAACAGTTCCGTGATGTGCGCAATATGGAACGGGAAACCCTCTCGAACCTAGATAAAATGGAATTGGTTCCCCGCGGAGCTTCCTATATCGAAGGGATTGCGATGGTGTTTGAGGGTCGTAATTATTTAGTGATTCTTACATCTCTCATCACTGCATTTGCGGCTACGCTTGCCTCTTTATGGGTAGGTATTCTGGTGGCTGTGTTTATGTTCGCTATTGCAGGCTGGCTCCGGACGGGCAAGAAGGTGGAAGATATAGCAGAAGTAGTAGAAGGGAAGTTACGGGTCGAAGGAGCTAGTCTCTATGTAGATGATATCTATTTGATGAATATTGGTTTGGAAGATAATCAACAAAAAATTTTACATAATGGGATTGGATTGATTGCTAAACCTGCAGATAGTTCTGCCCGAATTACATTATCTAACTTGGGACAACGACAAGCGATTTTACATGACTCCAGTTCTATTCTGGGGGTATATCGAGATACAGGAGAACCGGCTTTAACCCCGATTTCAAAACGCGACTTGGATGATGGAAGATTAGGTATTTTATTTTTGCCGCAAGAGCGCAATGTGCCGAAGGCAGTACAAGTGATTCGCAATGTGCCTGTACTGGAGAGTGCCGTTCACTTACCAAATCAATTTCCATAG
- a CDS encoding capping complex subunit for YIEGIA has translation MGVTLEKKILAIITSNKEKVGGGAPIFVARDADELTSISFILEKILDGIAHKIDEETMIIVRHAG, from the coding sequence ATGGGAGTAACGCTGGAGAAAAAGATTTTAGCCATTATTACAAGCAATAAAGAGAAAGTGGGGGGCGGAGCCCCCATCTTTGTAGCTCGCGACGCAGATGAATTAACGTCGATCTCTTTTATCTTGGAGAAAATACTTGATGGAATCGCGCATAAGATAGATGAAGAAACCATGATTATCGTACGTCATGCGGGATAG